DNA from Fusarium falciforme chromosome 7, complete sequence:
GAGACCAGCATGCTCATTGATGATCCCTTTTCTACCTCCCACCATGTCTTCCAGCCTTGGCTTCCACTAGATAGCCTCGAAAGCCCAGCGATACTGGAACCCGCCGAAAGCTCAACAGCGACAACGCCATCCACTACAACGGCACGCCAATTTTGTACACAGGAGTCCAAAGACATCATGCGCCGGCTGTATTGCGCCAACCCTACGGCTCCTATTTCGGATGGAGTGCCAGCACGCACCTTGGACCTTGGTTCAGTTCTGACGCGCAACCGAGACGTGGCAGGGCGCTTGGGACTGCTTCTCAAGTGCCCTTGTGCGCGATTACCACACACAGCCATGCTGTACGCTTCTATCATATCTAGAGTTCTACTCTGGTATAAACAAGCTATCTCTAACACAAACGGCACAGGGGCGTCATGCCCACCAACACCCGAGGCACCGGGCTCAACCCCGTCATCAAACAGCGGCGACTCACTCAGTAGCTCTGGTGCGGGAGCTATTAGTGACAAGATTGGATTATCCGTTCTCCCAACAGCTCTTACCGTGGGAACTTTCCAGAGCCATGACCATGACTTACAGACGGCCTTGACGAACACTCTCATTCTAAGCGAGCTGAAGAGAGTGGGCAGCCTGATTACCGCGTTCCTTTCTCTGGGGACAGAGGCATACGATCTAGAGGCCGCTTGTCCCGCTGCTGAGGAACTGGGGACGAACTTGGCAGATGTCAACTTGGTGGCCAGCCTTGGCGCCTGGCTTCAAACTGAGCATACCGAGATAGTGGCCAAGGCGAGGTCGAGTTCGGCAGCGGTAGGGTAGAAAGGTAACTCCTGCATAACTATAGTAAGAAAAACAGGATTCAGAGCTATGACTAGTTTCCCTCTTCAATTTACACTGGGAATTCGCGTTTAACACAAGTTCCCTGCGCCGGTGCCTCGGCCAGACTCTGGCCTCAAACACAAACAAGGTCAATGGACAGTTTGTCACCTATGTTGAGCTATGGCAACAGGTTAAAACGCATCATTCTATCACAAATCATTGAGATTCAACTCATCATACACTATATTAAACATCTAGTTATATACGTGAAGTCTCTGCTTCATGCATCTTTCCGGGTTTCGACAGGTGTCTTCAGTATCGTGAtgaccaacatcaacatgaCCGATGTCTAAATCAGCGACATAACCACTAAGAAGACGCTTTCTCGATGTCGCTGGTTGAGGGCGAAGCGGAATTCGCCTTGGGTTTAGTCTCCACCGAGCCACCCTTCTTAACACTCTTCCACTCCAACAGAGCAGCAGGAAGGGCACTGAGGCATGCCATGATCAGGGCAATCTGAATGGTCTTGCGGAGAGCCCGATTATAAGCGTCAACGACTTGACCAATGTGCCCAGCGGGTATGACGTTGCGAAAGCCCGTAGCACCAGCGTTTATGACGTCCATGCCATTCACACCGGAGATTTCAAGGTCGTTGATGTAGCGCAGCAGCTTTTCATTGAGCACATTATTCGCGGCACTGATCAACACGGCACCGCCCAGGCCTTGGAACAGCATCGATACTGAAATTCCCATGGGAATGTCCCGAGGAGGTAACACGATCTGGGCCGCAACTTGGGGAAGCTGAAAGCCACAGCCAGATCCGAAGCCAAAGAGGATCTGGTAGCCAATCCACTTGCCCGCGCTGGTGTTAGGTCCAAGAGTGGTCAAGAGACCAGCGCCGATGGGAGCAATGATTACCGCCAGGTAGATGAAGGGGACGTAGTATCCAATCTTGCTTGTTCCGAAGCCCGCGAAGAGGATGCCGATGACGTTGGGGAGAATGAGAGGGATGGTGTCGATGCCAGATTTGAGGGCGGTTGCCCCTTTGACAGCCTGAAAGTAGATGGGTATAAAGTAGCTGAGGAGAAAGAAGGTGCCTGCTAGGCAAAACGTAAACAAACTCGAGGCGAAGATTGTTCTTTGCTTGGCAATACGAGGCGGAACTATTGTCGTTTATCAGTTGACTGTCTTTTTGGAGGCTCGAGGAATCTTACCAGTCCCTGCCTCACCCAACCAGATCTGGCTGCAGACAAATGCAACGAGCGTGACACCGAAGACCACAAACAAGGCAATTATCTGACCACTGTCCCAGGCGTAGGTGGTGCCTCCCCACTGGCTCCTGTTAGCGTCGATCTCGAGGTGGACAAAAAGGACAATGCGTACCTGGAGGGTGAACAAAAGACAAATGATACTAGGCACAAATAGGACGAATCCAATCGGGTCGAGATTCCACAAGAGCCCCAGAATTCCTTGTTCCTTGAGAGGATTGGGCTTCGACGGCAGGCGTAGAGAGAAGACGATGAAAGCGGCCGAGACTGCGCCAAGAGGGAGGTTGATGTAGAAGCACCAGCGCCAGGATACCTTGTCAGTGAATGCTCCACCTACTAGTGGTCCAACGACAGATGCAATTCCGAATATCCCGCCGTAAAGACTCTGGTACGTGGCTCGCTTCTCCATGGGTGTAatgttggcgatgatgatgaggccgCCGCTGGAGATGCCAGCACACCCAATACCAGCAATCGTGCGCTATTACACCGATGTGAGCATACAACGAATCGGAAAATAAGATAGGAACTACTCACACCGACAATAAGCATTTCTGAGGACTGAGCAGCTGCACAGAGGAC
Protein-coding regions in this window:
- a CDS encoding MFS domain-containing protein, yielding MSKLSAVPKPQAAQSLPAPSYPTGFAFGMTLFALFISLFCVALDSTIIATAIPRITDQFHALQDVGWYGSSYLLTKCAFQLPFGKCFRFFSLKWTFLAALFIFEIGSVLCAAAQSSEMLIVGRTIAGIGCAGISSGGLIIIANITPMEKRATYQSLYGGIFGIASVVGPLVGGAFTDKVSWRWCFYINLPLGAVSAAFIVFSLRLPSKPNPLKEQGILGLLWNLDPIGFVLFVPSIICLLFTLQWGGTTYAWDSGQIIALFVVFGVTLVAFVCSQIWLGEAGTVPPRIAKQRTIFASSLFTFCLAGTFFLLSYFIPIYFQAVKGATALKSGIDTIPLILPNVIGILFAGFGTSKIGYYVPFIYLAVIIAPIGAGLLTTLGPNTSAGKWIGYQILFGFGSGCGFQLPQVAAQIVLPPRDIPMGISVSMLFQGLGGAVLISAANNVLNEKLLRYINDLEISGVNGMDVINAGATGFRNVIPAGHIGQVVDAYNRALRKTIQIALIMACLSALPAALLEWKSVKKGGSVETKPKANSASPSTSDIEKASS